In the Dama dama isolate Ldn47 chromosome 13, ASM3311817v1, whole genome shotgun sequence genome, one interval contains:
- the COMMD4 gene encoding COMM domain-containing protein 4 — protein MRFRFCGDLDCPDWVLAEISTLAKISSVKLRLLCGQVLKDLLGDGLDYEKILKLTADARFESGDVKATVAVLSFILSSAAKHSVDGESLSSELQQLGLPKEHAASLCRCYEEKQSPLQERLRACSLRVNRLVGVGWRVDYTLSSSLLRAVEEPLVHLRLEVAAAPGAPTQPVAMSLSADKFQVLLAELKQAQALMNNLG, from the exons ATG AGGTTCCGATTCTGTGGTGACCTGGACTGTCCTGACTGGGTCCTGGCAGAGATCAGCACGCTGGCCAAGATT TCCTCTGTGAAGCTGAGGCTGCTGTGTGGCCAGGTGCTGAAGGACCTTCTGGGAGATGGGCTTGAC TACGAGAAGATCCTGAAGCTCACTGCGGACGCCAGGTTTG AGTCAGGCGATGTGAAGGCCACGGTGGCGGTGCTGAGTTTCATTCTCTCCAGTGCGGCCAAGCACAGCGTGGATGGCGAGTCCTTGTCCAGCGAGCTGCAGCAGCTGGGGCTGCCCAAAG AGCACGCGGCCAGCCTCTGTCGCTGCTACGAGGAGAAGCAGAGCCCCCTGCAGGAGCGCCTGCGGGCCTGCAGCTTGCGGG TGAACAGGCTGGTTGGCGTGGGCTGGCGGGTGGACTACACCCTGAGCTCTAGCCTGTTGCGTGCTGTGGAGGAGCCTTTGGTACACCTGCGGCTGGAGGTTGCAGCTGCCCCAGGTGCCCCGACCCAGCCTGTCGCCATGTCCCTCTCAGCAGACAAGTTCCAGGTCCTCCTGGCAG AGTTAAAGCAGGCCCAGGCCCTGATGAACAACCTGGGATGA